A single Photobacterium toruni DNA region contains:
- the ltaE gene encoding low-specificity L-threonine aldolase, whose product MDFRSDTVTRPSEKMRQVMASALVGDDVYGDDTTVNDLERWAAERHGFEAAIYCTSGTQANLLALMAHCERGDEYLCGQQAHNYKFEGGGAAILGSIQPQPLENDADGSIPFTKLTAAIKPLDPHFARTKLLSLENTINGKVLPLEYIQQAREFVNQHGLQMHLDGARVYNAAVAMNVDITDIVQYFDSFTICLSKGLGAPVGSLLLGDKTLIAKARRWRKVLGGGMRQAGIIAAAGKLALTENVERLANDHHNARYLAEQLNDIDGFSVNLKHIQTNMAFAKVDSHIDQPQLIETLKQQGILISGGNPMRFVTHLDITKADIDTFIATLKTALN is encoded by the coding sequence ATAGATTTCCGCTCAGATACAGTCACTCGTCCATCCGAAAAAATGCGTCAGGTGATGGCTTCCGCTCTTGTCGGTGATGATGTTTATGGTGACGATACTACCGTTAATGATTTAGAGCGATGGGCAGCAGAACGCCATGGTTTTGAAGCTGCGATTTATTGCACATCAGGCACACAAGCTAATTTGCTAGCATTGATGGCGCATTGTGAGCGTGGTGATGAATACCTATGTGGACAACAAGCTCACAACTATAAATTTGAAGGTGGCGGTGCCGCTATTTTAGGTTCGATTCAACCACAACCATTAGAAAATGATGCTGATGGTAGTATTCCATTTACGAAACTAACCGCAGCAATAAAACCTCTCGATCCACACTTTGCACGCACTAAGTTGCTCAGCCTTGAAAATACCATTAATGGTAAAGTATTACCGTTAGAATATATTCAGCAAGCGCGTGAATTTGTTAATCAACATGGCTTACAAATGCATCTTGATGGCGCTCGAGTGTATAATGCTGCCGTTGCGATGAACGTCGATATTACTGATATTGTGCAATATTTTGATTCGTTTACAATTTGTTTATCAAAAGGTTTAGGTGCACCTGTCGGATCTTTATTATTAGGTGATAAAACCTTAATAGCAAAAGCGCGTCGCTGGAGAAAAGTGCTCGGAGGCGGTATGCGCCAAGCAGGTATTATTGCAGCAGCAGGTAAACTTGCTTTAACTGAAAATGTTGAACGCCTTGCGAATGATCACCACAATGCACGTTACTTAGCTGAACAGCTAAATGATATTGATGGATTTAGTGTCAATCTTAAACATATTCAAACTAATATGGCATTTGCAAAAGTTGATTCGCACATTGATCAGCCACAATTGATCGAAACATTAAAGCAACAAGGTATTTTGATCAGCGGTGGGAATCCAATGCGTTTCGTTACTCACCTTGATATTACAAAAGCGGATATTGATACTTTTATCGCCACGCTAAAAACAGCACTAAACTAA
- the nhaD gene encoding sodium:proton antiporter NhaD, producing the protein MRAILISLTITMMIFSTNVMATVSESALGDLTQTSLGYAALVIFILAYCVVMAEEYLQLRKSKPVLLAAGLIWIMIGYVYQQHGMGDIAKQALEHNLLEYTELLLFLLVAMTYINAMEERRLFDALQSWMVNKGFHLRTLFWLTGILSFFISPIADNLTTALLMCAVVLKVGQGNTRFINIACINIVVAANAGGAFSPFGDITTLMVWQAELVNFQQFLTLFIPAVINYLIPAMIMAYFVPKTQPQALQETVVLKRGARRIVVLFLLTIATAVAFHGVLHFPPVIGMMMGLAYLQFFGYFLRKTLPSSLAKKKAQAEAKHDERALKQLGSVVPFDVFKRVSRAEWDTLLFFYGVVMCVGGLSLLGYLGVASEVMYTQWDPVWANITIGLLSAVVDNIPVMFAVLTMLPDMSLGNWLLVTLTAGVGGSLLSIGSAAGVALMGAAHGKYTFFGHLRWTPVIGLGYAASIITHLWLNSAYF; encoded by the coding sequence ATGCGGGCAATATTAATCAGTTTGACCATTACAATGATGATATTTAGCACTAACGTTATGGCCACTGTTTCTGAGTCTGCTTTAGGTGATTTAACTCAAACGTCATTAGGTTATGCAGCGTTAGTCATTTTTATATTGGCTTATTGTGTCGTTATGGCAGAAGAATATTTACAGTTGCGTAAGTCAAAACCCGTACTATTAGCCGCGGGTCTTATTTGGATCATGATTGGCTACGTTTATCAACAACATGGCATGGGTGATATAGCAAAACAAGCACTAGAGCATAATTTGCTTGAATATACTGAGTTATTATTGTTTCTATTAGTCGCAATGACTTATATCAATGCGATGGAAGAGCGGCGATTATTTGATGCGTTACAAAGTTGGATGGTCAATAAAGGGTTTCATCTACGAACATTGTTTTGGCTAACCGGCATACTTTCTTTTTTTATTTCCCCTATTGCTGATAACCTAACGACGGCTTTGCTAATGTGTGCTGTAGTGTTGAAAGTCGGTCAGGGTAATACTCGGTTTATTAATATTGCATGTATTAATATTGTTGTGGCAGCAAATGCAGGAGGAGCATTTAGTCCTTTTGGTGACATTACGACGTTAATGGTATGGCAAGCAGAATTAGTCAATTTTCAACAATTCTTAACTTTATTTATTCCTGCTGTTATCAACTATCTTATTCCTGCCATGATCATGGCGTATTTTGTTCCTAAAACACAACCACAAGCATTACAAGAAACCGTAGTGCTTAAACGGGGTGCTCGTCGAATTGTGGTCTTGTTTTTATTGACTATCGCAACAGCGGTAGCATTTCATGGTGTGCTGCATTTTCCTCCTGTGATTGGCATGATGATGGGATTGGCTTATTTGCAATTTTTTGGCTATTTTCTACGTAAAACATTGCCATCATCGTTGGCAAAGAAAAAAGCTCAAGCAGAAGCTAAACATGATGAAAGAGCCTTAAAACAATTAGGATCAGTGGTTCCGTTTGATGTATTTAAACGTGTTTCTCGAGCTGAGTGGGATACATTACTATTCTTTTATGGGGTGGTGATGTGTGTTGGTGGGTTAAGCTTACTCGGGTATTTAGGCGTAGCATCAGAAGTAATGTATACCCAATGGGATCCGGTATGGGCAAATATTACGATTGGTTTATTATCGGCTGTCGTTGACAATATTCCGGTAATGTTTGCAGTATTAACGATGCTGCCAGATATGTCATTAGGTAATTGGTTATTAGTTACACTCACGGCGGGAGTAGGAGGAAGTTTACTTTCTATTGGATCTGCGGCTGGAGTTGCCTTAATGGGGGCCGCCCACGGTAAATATACATTTTTTGGACATTTACGCTGGACTCCTGTGATTGGACTTGGCTATGCAGCAAGTATTATCACTCATCTATGGCTCAATAGTGCTTATTTTTAG
- a CDS encoding SgrR family transcriptional regulator — protein sequence MSGQRLKLQFQRLYNHFSGDSTETNLQDISEVLFCTRRNVRMVINKMVDKGWVDWQPAVGRGKQSRLIFNNTDSELQLHHVRKLVADGKLEPALAALDNNAEKLVQLIQEQLGISHHQGKQIVRLPYYRSFENITPLKPLRRSEQHLVRQIFSGLTQLKEEKGEEEAVIGDIAHSWEAITPRHWRFYLRPAIRFHDGRLLDSNDIFATFAEVKQLALFAHIDKVLSPFINIIDFHLSQDDYRFPDLLANTCAMIQPANHATLSDYETFPIGTGPYKVTVNDKQRFKLEAFEHYFGFRALSDVVEVWILNNFAACYLQPTLGDKLEQHVHISSRLSMDQGCTFLLLNRISGLAQEPQWLHYFQSRLYSLNVMREMDLTQVGDFNLFNAYGLLPGWIHTQQLPQSVVIPHKKVVTLAYQYEHPIYPYVASLIEKILMKDGIQLNIMELSYEDIVLGQQAENIDIWLNGMSLGSNRCDAILAWLHNFDHIERVMPSCEFKQLQLAISEWRSVANAKFPSDIIGETLSQTGQIIPLFHNWLGVDNNVQLQGMESNLLGWFDFKAVWSKPLISSC from the coding sequence ATGAGTGGTCAACGGCTTAAATTGCAATTTCAACGTCTGTATAATCATTTCAGTGGTGATAGCACTGAGACTAACCTTCAAGATATCTCTGAAGTCCTATTTTGTACGCGTCGTAACGTGCGAATGGTGATCAATAAGATGGTTGATAAAGGGTGGGTTGATTGGCAACCAGCGGTTGGCAGAGGTAAACAGTCACGACTTATTTTTAACAATACAGACAGTGAGTTACAGCTTCATCATGTTCGTAAATTAGTGGCAGATGGTAAGCTAGAACCCGCTTTGGCAGCCTTAGATAATAATGCTGAAAAATTGGTACAATTAATTCAAGAACAGCTTGGTATTTCTCACCATCAAGGCAAGCAAATTGTTCGTTTACCTTATTATCGTAGCTTTGAAAATATTACGCCATTAAAGCCGTTACGCCGTTCTGAACAACACTTGGTTAGACAAATATTCAGTGGTTTAACACAGCTAAAAGAGGAAAAAGGGGAAGAAGAAGCGGTTATTGGTGACATTGCTCATTCTTGGGAAGCAATTACGCCCCGTCATTGGCGCTTTTATTTACGACCAGCAATTCGATTTCATGATGGTCGATTGTTAGATAGTAATGATATTTTTGCTACTTTTGCAGAAGTGAAGCAACTGGCTTTATTTGCACATATCGATAAAGTACTTTCACCATTTATTAATATTATTGATTTCCATTTATCTCAAGATGACTATCGTTTCCCTGATTTATTAGCCAATACTTGTGCGATGATTCAACCCGCTAATCATGCCACATTGTCTGATTATGAAACGTTTCCAATAGGGACCGGACCTTATAAAGTAACTGTTAATGATAAGCAACGGTTTAAATTGGAAGCGTTTGAACATTATTTTGGTTTTAGAGCACTGAGTGATGTCGTTGAAGTGTGGATATTAAATAATTTTGCAGCATGTTATTTACAACCGACATTAGGGGATAAGTTAGAGCAACATGTTCATATTTCCTCACGCTTATCCATGGATCAAGGCTGTACATTCTTATTATTGAACCGTATTTCTGGTTTGGCGCAAGAGCCACAATGGCTGCATTATTTTCAGTCTCGATTATATAGCCTAAATGTGATGCGCGAGATGGATTTAACACAGGTAGGGGATTTTAATTTATTTAACGCTTATGGATTATTACCCGGTTGGATCCATACTCAACAGTTACCTCAATCTGTTGTAATACCGCATAAAAAAGTAGTTACGCTTGCTTATCAGTATGAGCATCCGATCTATCCATATGTTGCTTCTTTAATTGAAAAGATTCTTATGAAAGATGGAATTCAGTTAAATATAATGGAATTAAGTTATGAAGATATTGTTCTTGGGCAACAGGCTGAAAATATAGATATTTGGTTAAATGGCATGAGTTTAGGCAGTAATCGTTGTGACGCTATTCTTGCGTGGCTACATAATTTTGATCATATTGAACGAGTAATGCCTAGTTGTGAATTTAAACAATTACAGCTAGCAATCAGTGAATGGCGCTCAGTAGCCAATGCGAAATTTCCAAGTGATATTATTGGTGAAACATTGTCGCAAACGGGACAAATTATCCCTTTATTCCATAATTGGTTGGGTGTAGATAATAACGTACAACTACAAGGTATGGAGTCTAATTTATTGGGATGGTTTGATTTTAAGGCTGTGTGGAGTAAACCACTGATATCATCGTGTTAA
- a CDS encoding nitroreductase family protein: MPESISQPYDFSSLIHSRRSVRKYDLTADFDHQVVTRALELAALSPNSSNMQLWQFHRVINSDKRQQLTKLCMGQNAAKTANELVVFVITPDKWQQRTRINAAHIRQMFKGRDDKASKRAFKYYEKLIPFVYRNDQLGLLGLGRQLICAFLGRNKPMMREVSKTDLRVCLHKSSSLAAMTFMMAMRAEGYDTCPMEGFDSKRTKVLLGLKKNDEITMIISCGKRTDEGIYGERQRVDNEEIIITHA; encoded by the coding sequence ATGCCTGAATCTATTTCTCAGCCTTACGATTTTTCCTCTTTAATTCACAGTCGCCGTTCAGTTCGAAAATATGATTTAACGGCCGATTTTGATCATCAAGTAGTTACACGCGCATTAGAGTTAGCAGCATTGTCGCCAAACAGTTCCAATATGCAGTTGTGGCAGTTTCATCGAGTGATTAATAGTGATAAACGTCAGCAGTTAACGAAACTTTGTATGGGGCAAAATGCAGCTAAAACTGCGAATGAATTAGTTGTATTTGTGATTACACCAGATAAATGGCAACAGCGAACACGCATTAATGCCGCCCACATTCGTCAAATGTTTAAAGGTCGTGATGATAAAGCTTCTAAACGCGCCTTTAAATATTATGAGAAACTGATCCCATTTGTGTATCGCAATGATCAATTGGGTCTTTTAGGCTTAGGTCGCCAATTAATCTGCGCATTTTTAGGCAGAAATAAACCGATGATGCGTGAAGTAAGTAAAACGGATTTACGGGTCTGTCTGCATAAAAGTAGTTCATTAGCAGCAATGACATTTATGATGGCAATGCGCGCAGAAGGCTATGACACCTGTCCAATGGAAGGATTTGACTCTAAGCGCACTAAAGTCCTACTCGGTCTTAAAAAAAATGATGAAATCACCATGATTATTAGCTGTGGCAAACGTACAGATGAAGGTATTTATGGTGAACGTCAACGAGTGGATAATGAAGAAATAATTATTACTCATGCTTGA
- a CDS encoding Ivy family c-type lysozyme inhibitor, producing MKKLILVAAISVMLVGCNNTHTSSNQLSTKVTTATTVQSVASVEKQLPDWIKDNMVTSPLEAIVMGGHTYDAVSFCKPHDCASDFMITLTSDNNQKYSMIVHVKDVPDALNTPSIYATYQYIGQPDQQVKDVFTQALSQNPNWQ from the coding sequence ATGAAAAAATTGATATTAGTAGCAGCGATTAGTGTCATGTTAGTAGGGTGTAATAACACTCATACATCGTCGAATCAGCTAAGCACTAAAGTTACAACTGCAACTACTGTTCAATCGGTTGCAAGTGTGGAAAAACAACTTCCAGATTGGATTAAAGATAATATGGTAACCTCACCGTTGGAAGCTATTGTGATGGGGGGACATACTTATGATGCGGTTTCTTTTTGTAAGCCACATGATTGCGCAAGTGATTTTATGATCACTTTAACATCTGATAATAATCAAAAGTATTCAATGATCGTACATGTAAAAGATGTGCCTGATGCATTGAACACTCCAAGTATTTACGCGACGTATCAATATATTGGCCAGCCTGATCAACAAGTGAAAGATGTATTCACACAAGCCTTAAGTCAAAATCCTAACTGGCAATAA